Proteins from a genomic interval of Quercus lobata isolate SW786 chromosome 11, ValleyOak3.0 Primary Assembly, whole genome shotgun sequence:
- the LOC115967116 gene encoding uncharacterized protein LOC115967116, producing the protein MENDDRPVIVFGGYDCRKPASHRSKTMEMEWELDISVVSIQKYPMDHDIEILDALLLQPTVSISAALLKQPQEEPVAEMMDCKNSQIAANGRIGSYIHDSHIGVLIEVNCETDFVCRSENFKDLVDDLAMQVAVCPKVQFVSIENIPESFVNKERELEMQRDDDLLSKPENIREKIVEGRVSKMLRELAILEQPFNKNDNILVKDLLKQTIATIGENIEVKRFVRFTLGETIENTKTGIEA; encoded by the exons ATGGAAAACGATGATAGACCAGTGATAGTTTTTGGTGGGTATGACTGTCGCAAACCAGCTTCACATAGAAGCAAAACAATGGAGATGGAGTG GGAGTTAGATATTTCCGTTGTATCCATCCAGAAATATCCCATGGATCATGACATAGAAATCTTGGATGCGTTGTTGCT CCAACCAACAGTATCAATCTCTGCCGCATTACTTAAACAACCACAAGAAGAACCTGTAGCAGAGATGATGGATTGCAAGAA CAGCCAAATTGCAGCTAACGGTAGAATTGGGTCCTACATTCATGATTCTCATATAGGGGTTTTAATTGAAGTGAACTGCGAGACTGACTTTGTTTGTagaagtgaaaattttaaggaCTTGGTTGATGATCTGGCAATGCAGGTCGCGGTCTGCCCGAAAGTGCAGTTTGTATCCATTGAGAACATTCCGGAGAGCTTTGTGAACAAGGAAAGAGAGCTTGAAATGCAACGAGATGATGACCTCCTATCAAAACCTGAGAACATTAGAGAGAAAATTGTTGAGGGAAGGGTCTCAAAGATGCTTAGAGAGCTTGCTATTCTAGAGCAACCTTTCAATAAGAATGACAATATTCTGGTTAAGGACTTGTTGAAACAAACTATAGCTACAATTGGGGAGAATATAGAAGTAAAAAGGTTTGTTCGGTTCACTCTTGGGGAAACaattgaaaatacaaaaacaggAATTGAAGCATGA